Part of the Patescibacteria group bacterium genome is shown below.
CGATAAACACCTTACCGTTGATAAAAATGGTCGGTGTCCCATAGATGTGGGTTCTTTGAAGTTCATTCATCTGGTTGTCAACTGCCTTACGAGTAGAAGGATCGGCTACACACTCCCTAATCTCGGCAAGACTATAACCAAC
Proteins encoded:
- a CDS encoding DsbA family protein, which produces VGYSLAEIRECVADPSTRKAVDNQMNELQRTHIYGTPTIFINGKVFIGAKPYRVYERALKGWRF